In Triticum aestivum cultivar Chinese Spring chromosome 5B, IWGSC CS RefSeq v2.1, whole genome shotgun sequence, the following proteins share a genomic window:
- the LOC123113408 gene encoding probable prolyl 4-hydroxylase 9, whose translation MKGGGAIRSGGGGGGGLMRTRLRLPVVLLSCSLFFLAGFLGSLLFTQDPQGEEDVERPLRRERLMEAVWPEMAYGESGEPAPSLIPYQILSWQPRALYFPQFATAEQCENVVKTAKARLRPSTLALRKGESEETTKGIRTSSGTFLSAEEDPTGALAEIEMKIAKATMMPRSHGEPFNVLRYEIGQKYASHYDAFDPAQYGPQKSQRVASFLLYLTDVEEGGETMFPYENGDNMNIGYDYEQCIGLKVKPRKGDGLLFYSLMVNGTIDPTSLHGSCPVVRGEKWVATKWIRDKTL comes from the exons ATGAAGGGCGGCGGAGCCATccggagcggcggcgggggcggcggcgggctgaTGCGGACGCGGCTGCGGCTCCCCGTGGTGCTCCTCTCCTGctccctcttcttcctcgccgGCTTCCTCGGCTCCCTCCTCTTCACCCAG GATCCGCAGggggaggaggacgtggagcgGCCGCTGCGGAGGGAGCGGCTCATGGAGGCGGTCTGGCCGGAGATGGCGTACGGGGAGTCCGGCGAGCCCGCGCCCTCCTTGATCCCTTACCAG ATTTTGAGCTGGCAACCTCGTGCATTATATTTTCCACAATTTGCAACAGCAGAACAGTGTGAGAATGTGGTAAAAACTGCAAAGGCACGGCTTAGGCCATCAACATTGGCCTTAAGGAAAGGAGAAAGCGAGGAGACTACCAAAGGAATAAGGACAAG CTCAGGCACATTCCTTAGTGCCGAAGAAGATCCAACTGGAGCTCTTGCAGAAATTGAAATGAAGATTGCAAAGGCTACCATGATGCCGAGAAGTCATGGAGAG CCATTTAATGTCCTTCGGTATGAGATTGGACAGAAGTATGCTTCACACTATGATGCATTTGACCCGGCTCAATATGGTCCACAAAAAAGCCAAAGG GTGGCATCTTTCTTGCTCTATCTCACGGATGTCGAGGAAGGTGGAGAAACCATGTTCCCGTACGAG AATGGGGATAATATGAACATAGGCTACGACTACGAGCAGTGCATCGGCTTAAAGGTAAAACCGAGGAAGGGCGACGGCCTCTTGTTTTACTCCCTTATGGTAAATGGTACCATTGATCCG ACTTCACTTCATGGAAGCTGCCCAGTGGTGAGAGGAGAGAAATGGGTCGCCACGAAATGGATTAGAGACAAGACGCTGTAA
- the LOC123113406 gene encoding uncharacterized protein isoform X2: MALRAAELRRLLLLRGGAVLPLPLASRCRPASTAARDDEGAGGNAYDVLGVGETSSSAEIKASFHRLAKETHPDVAAAAGSRRFLQILAAYEILSDSQRRAHYDSFLSSQRLVIQKHPRPSQYVYPYPYSSGIVMPRESNVVEWLKWYRLTVDDIVTKKRIATGSGYFDRLESELYSAVHAAYYGPEVESMDLLPDCFEAEERSVYETSELLHLVSGRDLLGIVSLVDGVRELSDACREKLTRSGSATCGVSPNVAVNREKCSIPRHADIHRQENEDSDSIPSDAYKDIQLQICGRVVATANRRLKCNCIDNSDMEDHIHVFLVPNEVVAPDVMQEHLLLGTITGLDTSGEEGSCCVYDGHGIKTHVIVKHRTLMVKHMHWYQFGDEVSPCECRCSRARLPPSRFWLFEPRCYMHDTGGWYIETFGRDKKGRTIPSPRHWHGVNEHSEKRLRPALYLVALAYRSLDLEDAQRRKWSFRSFLELQLSHIRQLSEKIFSGKKGVDMGAP, from the exons ATGGCGCTTCgcgcggcggagctccggcgactcctcctcctccgcggcgggGCGGTCCTCCCGCTCCCGCTCGCGTCGCGCTGCCGGCCGGCGAGCACGGCCGCCCGTGACGACGAGGGAGCAGGGGGCAACGCCTACGACGTGCTCGGGGTGGGAGAGACGAGCTCCTCCGCGGAGATCAAGGCCTCCTTCCACCGCCTCGCGAAGGAGACCCACCCCGacgtcgctgccgccgccggttCCCGCCGGTTCCTTCAGATCCTCGCGGCCTACGAG ATCCTATCCGATTCCCAGCGAAGGGCGCACTATGACAGCTTCCTGAGCTCGCAGAGGCTAGTTATACAGAAGCATCCCAGACCATCGCAATATGTATATCCATATCCATATAGTTCAGGCATTGTGATGCCTAGAGAAAGTAACGTTGTCGAATGGCTTAAATGGTACAGGCTCACTGTCGATGACATTGTTACAAAAAAGAGGATTGCGACGGGTTCAGGTTATTTTGATAGACTTGAGAGTGAACTGTACTCTGCTGTCCATGCTGCATACTATGGCCCCGAGGTAGAGTCCATGGATCTCCTTCCTGATTGCTTTGAAGCCGAGGAGAGGTCTGTGTATGAGACATCTGAGCTATTGCACCTTGTATCTGGCCGTGATCTGCTTGGTATTGTCAGTCTAGTCGATGGCGTCCGAGAGCTGTCTgatgcttgtcgtgagaagctgaCACGTTCCGGTTCTGCAACCTGCGGCGTTAGTCCAAATGTTGCAGTAAACAGGGAGAAATGTTCAATACCTAGGCATGCAGATATTCACAGGCAAGAGAATGAGGATAGTGACAGTATCCCATCAGATGCCTACAAGGACATTCAGTTGCAGATATGTGGGAGAGTAGTGGCCACTGCAAATAGGAGGCTCAAGTGCAATTGCATTGACAATTCAGACATGGAAGATCACATACATGTATTTCTTGTTCCAAATGAGGTGGTTGCACCTGATGTGATGCAAGAGCATCTCCTCCTTGGAACAATCACTGGGTTGGACACCAGTGGAGAGGAAGGATCTTGCTGTGTCTATGATGGCCATGGAATAAAGACCCATGTAATTGTTAAGCACAGGACACTGATG GTTAAACACATGCACTGGTATCAATTTGGAGATGAAGTTTCACCCTGCGAGTGTCGATGTAGCAGGGCTCGGTTGCCACCCAGCAG GTTTTGGCTTTTTGAGCCACGGTGTTACATGCATGACACTGGTGGTTGGTACATCGAGACATTTGGGAGAGACAAGAAAGGGAGGACAATCCCATCACCAAGACATTGGCATGGTGTCAATGAACATTCTGAAAA GAGATTGCGTCCAGCACTGTATCTGGTGGCTCTGGCATACAGATCTTTAGATCTTGAGGATGCTCAAAGAAGAAAATGGAGCTTTAGGAGTTTCCTAGAGCTGCAATTGTCTCATATTCGTCAGTTAAGTGAAAAAATCTTTAGTGGTAAAAAAGGAGTTGATATGGGAGCACCATGA
- the LOC123113406 gene encoding uncharacterized protein isoform X1 — protein MALRAAELRRLLLLRGGAVLPLPLASRCRPASTAARDDEGAGGNAYDVLGVGETSSSAEIKASFHRLAKETHPDVAAAAGSRRFLQILAAYEATSLQRREAINLEAQNVVFYILLMNLSAMPQILSDSQRRAHYDSFLSSQRLVIQKHPRPSQYVYPYPYSSGIVMPRESNVVEWLKWYRLTVDDIVTKKRIATGSGYFDRLESELYSAVHAAYYGPEVESMDLLPDCFEAEERSVYETSELLHLVSGRDLLGIVSLVDGVRELSDACREKLTRSGSATCGVSPNVAVNREKCSIPRHADIHRQENEDSDSIPSDAYKDIQLQICGRVVATANRRLKCNCIDNSDMEDHIHVFLVPNEVVAPDVMQEHLLLGTITGLDTSGEEGSCCVYDGHGIKTHVIVKHRTLMVKHMHWYQFGDEVSPCECRCSRARLPPSRFWLFEPRCYMHDTGGWYIETFGRDKKGRTIPSPRHWHGVNEHSEKRLRPALYLVALAYRSLDLEDAQRRKWSFRSFLELQLSHIRQLSEKIFSGKKGVDMGAP, from the exons ATGGCGCTTCgcgcggcggagctccggcgactcctcctcctccgcggcgggGCGGTCCTCCCGCTCCCGCTCGCGTCGCGCTGCCGGCCGGCGAGCACGGCCGCCCGTGACGACGAGGGAGCAGGGGGCAACGCCTACGACGTGCTCGGGGTGGGAGAGACGAGCTCCTCCGCGGAGATCAAGGCCTCCTTCCACCGCCTCGCGAAGGAGACCCACCCCGacgtcgctgccgccgccggttCCCGCCGGTTCCTTCAGATCCTCGCGGCCTACGAG GCCACTTCACTACAACGCCGAGAAGCAATCAATTTAGAAGCCCAGAATGTAGTATTTTACATATTACTCATGAACCTTTCCGCGATGCCGCAGATCCTATCCGATTCCCAGCGAAGGGCGCACTATGACAGCTTCCTGAGCTCGCAGAGGCTAGTTATACAGAAGCATCCCAGACCATCGCAATATGTATATCCATATCCATATAGTTCAGGCATTGTGATGCCTAGAGAAAGTAACGTTGTCGAATGGCTTAAATGGTACAGGCTCACTGTCGATGACATTGTTACAAAAAAGAGGATTGCGACGGGTTCAGGTTATTTTGATAGACTTGAGAGTGAACTGTACTCTGCTGTCCATGCTGCATACTATGGCCCCGAGGTAGAGTCCATGGATCTCCTTCCTGATTGCTTTGAAGCCGAGGAGAGGTCTGTGTATGAGACATCTGAGCTATTGCACCTTGTATCTGGCCGTGATCTGCTTGGTATTGTCAGTCTAGTCGATGGCGTCCGAGAGCTGTCTgatgcttgtcgtgagaagctgaCACGTTCCGGTTCTGCAACCTGCGGCGTTAGTCCAAATGTTGCAGTAAACAGGGAGAAATGTTCAATACCTAGGCATGCAGATATTCACAGGCAAGAGAATGAGGATAGTGACAGTATCCCATCAGATGCCTACAAGGACATTCAGTTGCAGATATGTGGGAGAGTAGTGGCCACTGCAAATAGGAGGCTCAAGTGCAATTGCATTGACAATTCAGACATGGAAGATCACATACATGTATTTCTTGTTCCAAATGAGGTGGTTGCACCTGATGTGATGCAAGAGCATCTCCTCCTTGGAACAATCACTGGGTTGGACACCAGTGGAGAGGAAGGATCTTGCTGTGTCTATGATGGCCATGGAATAAAGACCCATGTAATTGTTAAGCACAGGACACTGATG GTTAAACACATGCACTGGTATCAATTTGGAGATGAAGTTTCACCCTGCGAGTGTCGATGTAGCAGGGCTCGGTTGCCACCCAGCAG GTTTTGGCTTTTTGAGCCACGGTGTTACATGCATGACACTGGTGGTTGGTACATCGAGACATTTGGGAGAGACAAGAAAGGGAGGACAATCCCATCACCAAGACATTGGCATGGTGTCAATGAACATTCTGAAAA GAGATTGCGTCCAGCACTGTATCTGGTGGCTCTGGCATACAGATCTTTAGATCTTGAGGATGCTCAAAGAAGAAAATGGAGCTTTAGGAGTTTCCTAGAGCTGCAATTGTCTCATATTCGTCAGTTAAGTGAAAAAATCTTTAGTGGTAAAAAAGGAGTTGATATGGGAGCACCATGA